One segment of Chlorocebus sabaeus isolate Y175 chromosome 26, mChlSab1.0.hap1, whole genome shotgun sequence DNA contains the following:
- the LOC103246061 gene encoding LOW QUALITY PROTEIN: A disintegrin and metalloproteinase with thrombospondin motifs 7-like (The sequence of the model RefSeq protein was modified relative to this genomic sequence to represent the inferred CDS: inserted 2 bases in 2 codons), which yields MIVMIWCLNGECVPVGFRPEAVDGGWSGWSICSRSCGVGVQSAERQCTQPTPKYKGKYCVGERKCFRLCNLQACPAGRPSFRHIQCSHFDATLYEGQLHTWVPVVNDVNPCELHCRPSNEYFAEKLRDAVVDGTPCYQVRASRDLCINGICKNVGCDFEIDSGAMEDRCGVCHGNGSTCHTVSGTFEEAEGLGYVDVGLIPAGAREIRIQEVAEAANFLALRSEDPEKYFLNGGWTIQWNGDYQVAGTTFTYARRGNWENLTSPGPTNEPVWIQVPASRGPGWGSRGAXPRLSTPHGRSRPGGVSPGSVTEPGSEPGPPAVASTLVSLSLKWPDGVAAVHRGGWGXAPLGLGGWRRHLVLTGSCLPTQLLFQESNPGVRYEYTIHREAGGHGEVPPPEFSWHYGPWTKCTVTCGRGEKWGRHSPGGRGFISGQGRWLQLPAHCWATMGLEVGFSEPQFPICEMRLATAPCPRRTGRGNG from the exons ATGATTGTGATGATT TGGTGTCTCAATGGGGAGTGCGTACCCGTGGGCTTCCGGCCCGAGGCCGTGGATGGTGGCTGGAGCGGCTGGTCCATCTGCTCGCGGAGCTGTGGCGTGGGCGTACAGAGCGCCGAGCGGCAGTGCACGCAGCCTAC GCCCAAATACAAAGGGAAATACTGTGTGGGTGAGCGGAAGTGCTTCCGCCTCTGCAACCTACAGGCCTGCCCCGCTGGCCGCCCCTCCTTCCGCCACATCCAGTGCAGCCACTTTGACGCTACGCTTTACGAGGGCCAGCTGCACACATGGGTGCCCGTGGTCAACGACG TGAACCCCTGCGAGCTGCACTGCCGGCCCTCGAATGAGTACTTTGCCGAGAAGCTGCGGGACGCAGTGGTCGATGGCACCCCCTGCTACCAGGTCCGGGCCAGCAGGGACCTCTGCATCAACGGCATCTGCAAG AACGTGGGCTGTGACTTTGAGATTGACTCCGGTGCTATGGAGGATCGCTGTGGTGTGTGCCACGGCAATGGCTCCACCTGCCACACCGTGAGCGGGACCTTCGAGGAGGCCGAGGGCCTGG GGTATGTGGATGTGGGGCTGATCCCAGCCGGCGCACGCGAGATCCGCATCCAGGAGGTGGCCGAGGCTGCCAACTTCCTGGCACTGCGGAGCGAGGACCCAGAGAAGTACTTCCTCAATGGTGGCTGGACCATCCAGTGGAACGGGGACTACCAGGTGGCAGGGACCACCTTCACATATGCACGCAGGGGCAACTGGGAGAACCTCACGTCCCCGGGTCCCACCAACGAGCCTGTCTGGATCCAGGTGCCTGCCTCCCGAGGCCcagggtgggggagcagaggtG GTCCCAGGCTCAGCACCCCTCATGGCAGGTCTCGTCCTGGAGGAGTGAGCCCTGGGTCAGTCACAGAGCCTGGCTCTGAGCCAGGCCCTCCTGCTGTGGCCTCTACCTTGGTTTCCCTATCTTTAAAATGGCCCGATGGTGTAGCTGCAGTTCACAGAGGTGGCTGGG TGGCTCCTTTAGGACTGGGTGGATGGAGAAGACACCTCGTGCTCACGGGCTCCTGCCTGCCCACCCAGCTGCTGTTCCAGGAGAGCAACCCCGGGGTGCGCTATGAGTACACCATCCACAGGGAGGCAGGCGGCCATGGTGAGGTCCCGCCACCCGAGTTCTCCTGGCACTATGGGCCCTGGACCAAGTGCACAGTCACCTGCGGCAGAGGTGAGAAGTGGGGCAGGCACAGCCCCGGCGGCAGGGGCTTCATCTCTGGACAGGGACGCTGGCTTCAGCTTCCAGCTCACTGCTGGGCCACCATGGGTTTGGAAGttggcttctctgagcctcagttccccaTCTGTGAGATGAGGCTGGCAACCGCCCCATGTCCCAGGCGCACTGGGAGGGGAAATGGATGA